The genomic window CATGGCCGGGCAATGTGCGCGAACTCGAGAACACGATCGAGCGCGCCGTGGCGTTTGAATCCACCGAGACCCTGAAACTGGAGCGATTGCCGGAGCGTATCGTGATGCCCGAGATCAAGATTCCTGAAATCGAGGCGTCGTTCCCTCAGGAGGGGGTCAATTTCGATCAGCAGATCTCCGAGGTGGAAAAGAAACTTCTCGAAGCCGCCCTGCGAAAAGCCGACGGCGTCCAAACCCGGGCCGCGGAGCTCTTAAAAATGACCTACCGCTCTTTCCGGCACTACATGGCGAAATATAATATTCAGAAATGAGGAGACCCTGAAGAAACCGATGAATCGGTTTAATACCGAAATGGGTGGGGACAGTTGACACCCCGATAAATCGGGGTGCTGCAAACAGGGGTTCTAACAGCACCCGGATTTATCCGGGTGACCCAGGGATCATCCAAATCATGTTGATTCCGACAGCACCCGGATTCATCCGGGTGGACCTGAGATCATCAGAATAAGTTTGATTCCAACAGCACCCGGATTCATCCGGGTGTTGATGAAACAACGAAACGCATGTCAACCGTTTCAACGGTTTTATGGAGCTTGGGGAAGAAACCGATGAATCGGTTTAATACCGAAATGGGTGGGGACAGTTGACACCCCGATAAATCGGGGTGCTGTGAAGAACGAATCCAACAGCACCCGGATTCATCCGGGTGAACCAGGGGTCATCCAAATCAGTTTGATTCCAGAAGCACCCGGATTCATCCGGGTGGTGCCGTAGCATCAAGAAGCGAAGACAACCGTTTCAACCGTTTTGTGGAGTTTGAGGAAGAAACCGATGAATCGGTTTAATACCGAAATGGGTGGGGACAGTTGACACCCTGATAAATCGGGGTGCTGTGAAGAACGAATCCAACAGCACCCGGATTTATACGGGTGACCCAGGGATCATCCAAATCAGTTTGATTCCAGGAGCACCCGGATTCATCCGGGTGTCGATGAATTACCAAAAACGAAGTAGAAACCGTTTCAACGGTTTCCAGAGGAGACCGCATTGCTCCACTCACACACGAAGATATTCATTCACCTTATCTGGGCAACCAAGAGTCGTGAACGAATGCTCACGAAGGATGTTCGTCCTCTCCTTCGTCGGCATTTGGTCGACTATGCGAGGGAGAATGATATTCACTGTGATACCCTGAATGTTCAAATGGAGCACGTTCATGGCCTGATCTCTCTTCAGAGCACTCAGAAAACTGATGATGTCGTTAAACTTCTGAAAGGAGAATCTTCACA from Terriglobia bacterium includes these protein-coding regions:
- the tnpA gene encoding IS200/IS605 family transposase: MLHSHTKIFIHLIWATKSRERMLTKDVRPLLRRHLVDYARENDIHCDTLNVQMEHVHGLISLQSTQKTDDVVKLLKGESSHWINEQNLLRGKFSWQRGYAALSVSPSHVERLKLYINNQDEHHRRKTFAEEYQSILKKYGFSVAETDESV